Within Quercus lobata isolate SW786 chromosome 5, ValleyOak3.0 Primary Assembly, whole genome shotgun sequence, the genomic segment TCTGTTCAAAAGCAGAAATCAGTGCATTCCATGCAGCTATATCTTTACGAGGCATTGCATCAAAAACATGTTGAGCCTCATCATATTCCCCTAACTTAGCATATCCATCAAGCATAGTTGTCCAAGAGAAAACATCCTTGTCTTGCATCTTATCAAACAATCATTTTGCATCTTCAAAGCTCCCACATTTCATATGCATATCCAGCATTGCATTACTCAGAGTCAAGTTCACATTAATCTCATTCCTTTCAATATAGGAACACACCCACCTCCCAAACTCCAAATCTAACTTCTTTGTGCAAGCCGAAAGAACACCCACCATTGTCACATCATTAGGCTTCACATTCTCCTTCTCCATTACCCTAAATAACTCCAATGCCTCCTCAGGACAACCCCCTTGTGCAAAAGCAGCGATCATAGAATTCCAAGAAACCACATCTTTTTGCGGAGTTTTCACAAACACCGCATACGCCAAATCCAAATCCCCACACGAACCATAAAAATGCACGAGTGAATTCAGAATATAGACATCCGAACTAAGAGACCCTTTAATCGCCATCCCATGAAACGCTCTCCCAACCTGGAAAGCTTTGAGCTCCGAAGCCGCTTTGATCACGAAAGGAAAAGTGAATTTGTCAGGAAAATGTTCACAGTGATGAAGCAGTTGCAGAAAGACTAGAAGGCTCTGAGTGGGGTCAGGGCTGGATGCATAAGCACGAATGAGAGTGTTCCAAGTAAAAAGATTTGGTTGAGGAATTTGATCGAACAGCTGGCGGGCGTAGTCGAGGCTAGAGAAGGGTGAGAGAGCAGAGGCAGTGATGAGCTTGCCGTCTGAAAAAGGGTCGAAGAACAGACCTGTACGGAGCATTTGGGAATGGACTTGCTTTAGCTGCTTCGTACTGTTGTATTGGTTGATCAGTGATTGTATTGGATACCGGTCGTTATTGACAGTTGGGGAGAGCGGGCCTCTTTTAATTTGTGACTAAATTTGATTAGTCTTTTTCATCCTTTGAAAGCATAAATTGTAAAAATCAGAATGAGTaaaccacatcagcaatttcaATTAACAACtaatgtaaactaaaaaaaaaagtctacacATCAATAGTTAATAACAACAATGATATTAGATTTGctatttaacaaaaaagaaaaacaaaagcaattgGAAGCTTATCTATTGAGAACATCAACAATGATAGAACTCCATCCACATTAAGAGAAGTGAAACTCCACTGTTtcaatgtctctctctctcttgctggGTTTCAAGATTTGTTTAATTCCTCTAGACTTTTTCTATCTATGGAGTATATCATCAACGTTAAGATTAACCATTTTCTTTgccaaagaaaatagaaaaataacttCAAAAGGGAAAAAGATTGATAGAATTTGAAGAAAAGAGTAAATAgcttgaaaaaggaaaaaataaaaaagttaacaaaCTGTTA encodes:
- the LOC115988414 gene encoding pentatricopeptide repeat-containing protein At2g29760, chloroplastic-like; protein product: MLRTGLFFDPFSDGKLITASALSPFSSLDYARQLFDQIPQPNLFTWNTLIRAYASSPDPTQSLLVFLQLLHHCEHFPDKFTFPFVIKAASELKAFQVGRAFHGMAIKGSLSSDVYILNSLVHFYGSCGDLDLAYAVFVKTPQKDVVSWNSMIAAFAQGGCPEEALELFRVMEKENVKPNDVTMVGVLSACTKKLDLEFGRWVCSYIERNEINVNLTLSNAMLDMHMKCGSFEDAK